A region from the Triticum urartu cultivar G1812 chromosome 1, Tu2.1, whole genome shotgun sequence genome encodes:
- the LOC125519996 gene encoding transcription factor TGAL5-like isoform X2, with protein sequence MSLCSVSGSPPTVPVGGVSLLPASPSPRRPQKPHAGMRLRQPRSIAEPRKNRLPHHRASAPRRMRAIISPPIASHRPPGKTGTVSSEVEGVEGTQNDLPGLSVAKGLSKSAQNSDAKSFPSRVLPLIAMLQQGEGESSWGMASDRGRAVPLGQALGYGIQGHAPPPANFLRELQPAAAAYFGELEEALIHGTCAAGIDPVMIESDAHTKSAGYLAARPPTLEIFPSWPMSHLQQPYSGNSQSVGSTDSSSAQNTMSQAELVSPVSMRTDSGQQQQDQQEALMVTIDDYNYSQGLGAAPATAPSFQQHAGAQDKRKHGSTRKDGKLVDPKTERRLAQNREAARKSRLRKKAYVQQLETGRIRLQQIEQEIQRGRSQGLLTGGCSAPGEMSSAAVMFDMEYARWLDEDNKYMAEIQGALQAQVLDANLGTIVEDCMRHHDELFHLRAVLARSDVFHLMTGMWATQSERCFLWMAGFRPSEILKMLIPQLDPSTKQQLLGMCNLQQSSEQAEEALEQGLKQLHQSLADAVGAGPLNDGADVANYTGLMALALDRLDNLESFYRQADNLRQQTLHHMRRILTTRQTARCFVSLGEYHRRLRALSSIWASRPRENFMMPENVSSTATEFQSVHQQPQQNQFSGL encoded by the exons ATGTCTCTCTGCTCCGTCTCCGGCTCTCCGCCAACTGTCCCCGTAGGCGGCGTCTCTCTCCTccccgcctccccctccccgcgcCGCCCGCAAAAGCCACACGCCGGTATGCGCCTCCGCCAGCCCCGCAGCATAGCCGAGCCCCGCAAAAATCGTCTGCCTCATCATCGCGCTTCCGCTCCTCGCCGCATGCGAGCCATAATCTCGCCGCCGATCGCGTCACATCGCCCACCCGGGAag ACAGGAACCGTGTCCTCGGAGGTTGAGGGGGTGGAAGGCACGCAAAATGATCTTCCCGGCCTCTCCGTGGCCAAAGGATTAAGCAAATCTGCGCAGAACTCAGACGCCAAGAGCTTTCCA AGTAGAGTTCTTCCACTCATTGCCATGCTGCAGCAGGGTGAAGGAGAGAGTTCTTGGGGGATGGCCAGTGATCGTGGTAGAGCTGTACCACTCGGCCAAGCTCTTGGATATGGAATCCAAGGCCATGCTCCTCCCCCTGCCAACTTCCT GAGGGAGTTGCAACCGGCAGCCGCTGCTTACTTTGGCGAGTTGGAGGAGGCCCTTATCCATGGCACCTGCGCTGCCGGTATCGATCCTGTCATGATCGAAAGTGATGCCCACACCAAGT CGGCAGGATATCTCGCGGCTAGGCCCCCCACGCTGGAGATCTTCCCTTCTTGGCCAATGAGTCATCTACAGCAGCCATACAGT GGGAACTCGCAGTCAGTAGGGAGCACTGACTCCAGCTCCGCGCAGAACACAATGTCACAGGCCGAGTTGGTGTCCCCAGTGAGCATGAGGACCGACTCTGGGCAGCAGCAGCAGGACCAGCAGGAGGCGTTGATGGTGACCATTGATGATTACAACTACAGTCAAGGACTTGGGGCTGCACCAGCCACTGCACCAAGCTTTCAGCAACATGCAGGAGCCCAAGATAAG AGAAAGCATGGATCCACAAGAAAAGATGGCAAGTTGGTAGATCCCAAG ACTGAAAGGCGATTGGCGCAGAACAGAGAAGCTGCGAGGAAGAGCAGGCTGagaaaaaag GCTTATGTTCAGCAGTTAGAAACAGGCCGGATTAGGCTTCAGCAGATCGAGCAAGAGATTCAGAGAGGGCGCTCACAG GGTCTGCTCACGGGAGGATGTAGCGCGCCCGGAGAGATGAGTTCCG CCGCTGTGATGTTCGACATGGAGTACGCCCGATGGTTAGACGAAGACAACAAGTACATGGCGGAGATTCAGGGCGCTCTGCAGGCCCAGGTCCTCGACGCGAACCTCGGCACCATTGTCGAAGACTGCATGCGGCACCACGACGAGCTGTTCCACCTGAGGGCCGTGCTCGCCAGGTCCGACGTCTTCCACCTCATGACCGGCATGTGGGCGACGCAGTCCGAGCGGTGCTTCCTCTGGATGGCCGGCTTCCGGCCTTCTGAAATCCTCAAG ATGCTGATACCTCAGCTTGATCCGTCGACGAAGCAGCAGCTGCTGGGGATGTGCAACCTGCAGCAGTCATCAGAGCAGGCCGAGGAGGCGCTCGAGCAGGGGCTAAAGCAGCTGCACCAGTCACTGGCCGACGCGGTGGGCGCTGGCCCTCTCAATGACGGTGCAGATGTTGCCAACTATACCGGTCTCATGGCTCTAGCTCTTGACAGGCTCGACAACCTTGAGAGCTTTTATCGTCAG GCCGACAATCTGAGACAGCAGACCCTGCATCACATGCGGCGGATCCTCACCACCAGGCAGACGGCCCGGTGCTTCGTCTCCCTCGGAGAGTACCATCGCCGCCTCCGCGCCCTCAGCTCCATCTGGGCTTCACGCCCTCGCGA GAACTTCATGATGCCAGAGAATGTCAGCTCTACAGCAACAGAGTTCCAGTCCGTTCACCAGCAGCCTCAGCAAAACCAGTTCTCCGGCCTCTGA
- the LOC125519996 gene encoding transcription factor TGAL5-like isoform X1, with protein MSLCSVSGSPPTVPVGGVSLLPASPSPRRPQKPHAGMRLRQPRSIAEPRKNRLPHHRASAPRRMRAIISPPIASHRPPGKTGTVSSEVEGVEGTQNDLPGLSVAKGLSKSAQNSDAKSFPSRVLPLIAMLQQGEGESSWGMASDRGRAVPLGQALGYGIQGHAPPPANFLRELQPAAAAYFGELEEALIHGTCAAGIDPVMIESDAHTKSAAGYLAARPPTLEIFPSWPMSHLQQPYSGNSQSVGSTDSSSAQNTMSQAELVSPVSMRTDSGQQQQDQQEALMVTIDDYNYSQGLGAAPATAPSFQQHAGAQDKRKHGSTRKDGKLVDPKTERRLAQNREAARKSRLRKKAYVQQLETGRIRLQQIEQEIQRGRSQGLLTGGCSAPGEMSSAAVMFDMEYARWLDEDNKYMAEIQGALQAQVLDANLGTIVEDCMRHHDELFHLRAVLARSDVFHLMTGMWATQSERCFLWMAGFRPSEILKMLIPQLDPSTKQQLLGMCNLQQSSEQAEEALEQGLKQLHQSLADAVGAGPLNDGADVANYTGLMALALDRLDNLESFYRQADNLRQQTLHHMRRILTTRQTARCFVSLGEYHRRLRALSSIWASRPRENFMMPENVSSTATEFQSVHQQPQQNQFSGL; from the exons ATGTCTCTCTGCTCCGTCTCCGGCTCTCCGCCAACTGTCCCCGTAGGCGGCGTCTCTCTCCTccccgcctccccctccccgcgcCGCCCGCAAAAGCCACACGCCGGTATGCGCCTCCGCCAGCCCCGCAGCATAGCCGAGCCCCGCAAAAATCGTCTGCCTCATCATCGCGCTTCCGCTCCTCGCCGCATGCGAGCCATAATCTCGCCGCCGATCGCGTCACATCGCCCACCCGGGAag ACAGGAACCGTGTCCTCGGAGGTTGAGGGGGTGGAAGGCACGCAAAATGATCTTCCCGGCCTCTCCGTGGCCAAAGGATTAAGCAAATCTGCGCAGAACTCAGACGCCAAGAGCTTTCCA AGTAGAGTTCTTCCACTCATTGCCATGCTGCAGCAGGGTGAAGGAGAGAGTTCTTGGGGGATGGCCAGTGATCGTGGTAGAGCTGTACCACTCGGCCAAGCTCTTGGATATGGAATCCAAGGCCATGCTCCTCCCCCTGCCAACTTCCT GAGGGAGTTGCAACCGGCAGCCGCTGCTTACTTTGGCGAGTTGGAGGAGGCCCTTATCCATGGCACCTGCGCTGCCGGTATCGATCCTGTCATGATCGAAAGTGATGCCCACACCAAGT CAGCGGCAGGATATCTCGCGGCTAGGCCCCCCACGCTGGAGATCTTCCCTTCTTGGCCAATGAGTCATCTACAGCAGCCATACAGT GGGAACTCGCAGTCAGTAGGGAGCACTGACTCCAGCTCCGCGCAGAACACAATGTCACAGGCCGAGTTGGTGTCCCCAGTGAGCATGAGGACCGACTCTGGGCAGCAGCAGCAGGACCAGCAGGAGGCGTTGATGGTGACCATTGATGATTACAACTACAGTCAAGGACTTGGGGCTGCACCAGCCACTGCACCAAGCTTTCAGCAACATGCAGGAGCCCAAGATAAG AGAAAGCATGGATCCACAAGAAAAGATGGCAAGTTGGTAGATCCCAAG ACTGAAAGGCGATTGGCGCAGAACAGAGAAGCTGCGAGGAAGAGCAGGCTGagaaaaaag GCTTATGTTCAGCAGTTAGAAACAGGCCGGATTAGGCTTCAGCAGATCGAGCAAGAGATTCAGAGAGGGCGCTCACAG GGTCTGCTCACGGGAGGATGTAGCGCGCCCGGAGAGATGAGTTCCG CCGCTGTGATGTTCGACATGGAGTACGCCCGATGGTTAGACGAAGACAACAAGTACATGGCGGAGATTCAGGGCGCTCTGCAGGCCCAGGTCCTCGACGCGAACCTCGGCACCATTGTCGAAGACTGCATGCGGCACCACGACGAGCTGTTCCACCTGAGGGCCGTGCTCGCCAGGTCCGACGTCTTCCACCTCATGACCGGCATGTGGGCGACGCAGTCCGAGCGGTGCTTCCTCTGGATGGCCGGCTTCCGGCCTTCTGAAATCCTCAAG ATGCTGATACCTCAGCTTGATCCGTCGACGAAGCAGCAGCTGCTGGGGATGTGCAACCTGCAGCAGTCATCAGAGCAGGCCGAGGAGGCGCTCGAGCAGGGGCTAAAGCAGCTGCACCAGTCACTGGCCGACGCGGTGGGCGCTGGCCCTCTCAATGACGGTGCAGATGTTGCCAACTATACCGGTCTCATGGCTCTAGCTCTTGACAGGCTCGACAACCTTGAGAGCTTTTATCGTCAG GCCGACAATCTGAGACAGCAGACCCTGCATCACATGCGGCGGATCCTCACCACCAGGCAGACGGCCCGGTGCTTCGTCTCCCTCGGAGAGTACCATCGCCGCCTCCGCGCCCTCAGCTCCATCTGGGCTTCACGCCCTCGCGA GAACTTCATGATGCCAGAGAATGTCAGCTCTACAGCAACAGAGTTCCAGTCCGTTCACCAGCAGCCTCAGCAAAACCAGTTCTCCGGCCTCTGA
- the LOC125519996 gene encoding transcription factor TGAL5-like isoform X3, producing the protein MLQQGEGESSWGMASDRGRAVPLGQALGYGIQGHAPPPANFLRELQPAAAAYFGELEEALIHGTCAAGIDPVMIESDAHTKSAAGYLAARPPTLEIFPSWPMSHLQQPYSGNSQSVGSTDSSSAQNTMSQAELVSPVSMRTDSGQQQQDQQEALMVTIDDYNYSQGLGAAPATAPSFQQHAGAQDKRKHGSTRKDGKLVDPKTERRLAQNREAARKSRLRKKAYVQQLETGRIRLQQIEQEIQRGRSQGLLTGGCSAPGEMSSAAVMFDMEYARWLDEDNKYMAEIQGALQAQVLDANLGTIVEDCMRHHDELFHLRAVLARSDVFHLMTGMWATQSERCFLWMAGFRPSEILKMLIPQLDPSTKQQLLGMCNLQQSSEQAEEALEQGLKQLHQSLADAVGAGPLNDGADVANYTGLMALALDRLDNLESFYRQADNLRQQTLHHMRRILTTRQTARCFVSLGEYHRRLRALSSIWASRPRENFMMPENVSSTATEFQSVHQQPQQNQFSGL; encoded by the exons ATGCTGCAGCAGGGTGAAGGAGAGAGTTCTTGGGGGATGGCCAGTGATCGTGGTAGAGCTGTACCACTCGGCCAAGCTCTTGGATATGGAATCCAAGGCCATGCTCCTCCCCCTGCCAACTTCCT GAGGGAGTTGCAACCGGCAGCCGCTGCTTACTTTGGCGAGTTGGAGGAGGCCCTTATCCATGGCACCTGCGCTGCCGGTATCGATCCTGTCATGATCGAAAGTGATGCCCACACCAAGT CAGCGGCAGGATATCTCGCGGCTAGGCCCCCCACGCTGGAGATCTTCCCTTCTTGGCCAATGAGTCATCTACAGCAGCCATACAGT GGGAACTCGCAGTCAGTAGGGAGCACTGACTCCAGCTCCGCGCAGAACACAATGTCACAGGCCGAGTTGGTGTCCCCAGTGAGCATGAGGACCGACTCTGGGCAGCAGCAGCAGGACCAGCAGGAGGCGTTGATGGTGACCATTGATGATTACAACTACAGTCAAGGACTTGGGGCTGCACCAGCCACTGCACCAAGCTTTCAGCAACATGCAGGAGCCCAAGATAAG AGAAAGCATGGATCCACAAGAAAAGATGGCAAGTTGGTAGATCCCAAG ACTGAAAGGCGATTGGCGCAGAACAGAGAAGCTGCGAGGAAGAGCAGGCTGagaaaaaag GCTTATGTTCAGCAGTTAGAAACAGGCCGGATTAGGCTTCAGCAGATCGAGCAAGAGATTCAGAGAGGGCGCTCACAG GGTCTGCTCACGGGAGGATGTAGCGCGCCCGGAGAGATGAGTTCCG CCGCTGTGATGTTCGACATGGAGTACGCCCGATGGTTAGACGAAGACAACAAGTACATGGCGGAGATTCAGGGCGCTCTGCAGGCCCAGGTCCTCGACGCGAACCTCGGCACCATTGTCGAAGACTGCATGCGGCACCACGACGAGCTGTTCCACCTGAGGGCCGTGCTCGCCAGGTCCGACGTCTTCCACCTCATGACCGGCATGTGGGCGACGCAGTCCGAGCGGTGCTTCCTCTGGATGGCCGGCTTCCGGCCTTCTGAAATCCTCAAG ATGCTGATACCTCAGCTTGATCCGTCGACGAAGCAGCAGCTGCTGGGGATGTGCAACCTGCAGCAGTCATCAGAGCAGGCCGAGGAGGCGCTCGAGCAGGGGCTAAAGCAGCTGCACCAGTCACTGGCCGACGCGGTGGGCGCTGGCCCTCTCAATGACGGTGCAGATGTTGCCAACTATACCGGTCTCATGGCTCTAGCTCTTGACAGGCTCGACAACCTTGAGAGCTTTTATCGTCAG GCCGACAATCTGAGACAGCAGACCCTGCATCACATGCGGCGGATCCTCACCACCAGGCAGACGGCCCGGTGCTTCGTCTCCCTCGGAGAGTACCATCGCCGCCTCCGCGCCCTCAGCTCCATCTGGGCTTCACGCCCTCGCGA GAACTTCATGATGCCAGAGAATGTCAGCTCTACAGCAACAGAGTTCCAGTCCGTTCACCAGCAGCCTCAGCAAAACCAGTTCTCCGGCCTCTGA
- the LOC125519996 gene encoding transcription factor TGAL5-like isoform X4, translating to MPKAWILRELQPAAAAYFGELEEALIHGTCAAGIDPVMIESDAHTKSAAGYLAARPPTLEIFPSWPMSHLQQPYSGNSQSVGSTDSSSAQNTMSQAELVSPVSMRTDSGQQQQDQQEALMVTIDDYNYSQGLGAAPATAPSFQQHAGAQDKRKHGSTRKDGKLVDPKTERRLAQNREAARKSRLRKKAYVQQLETGRIRLQQIEQEIQRGRSQGLLTGGCSAPGEMSSAAVMFDMEYARWLDEDNKYMAEIQGALQAQVLDANLGTIVEDCMRHHDELFHLRAVLARSDVFHLMTGMWATQSERCFLWMAGFRPSEILKMLIPQLDPSTKQQLLGMCNLQQSSEQAEEALEQGLKQLHQSLADAVGAGPLNDGADVANYTGLMALALDRLDNLESFYRQADNLRQQTLHHMRRILTTRQTARCFVSLGEYHRRLRALSSIWASRPRENFMMPENVSSTATEFQSVHQQPQQNQFSGL from the exons ATGCCTAAGGCCTGGATCCT GAGGGAGTTGCAACCGGCAGCCGCTGCTTACTTTGGCGAGTTGGAGGAGGCCCTTATCCATGGCACCTGCGCTGCCGGTATCGATCCTGTCATGATCGAAAGTGATGCCCACACCAAGT CAGCGGCAGGATATCTCGCGGCTAGGCCCCCCACGCTGGAGATCTTCCCTTCTTGGCCAATGAGTCATCTACAGCAGCCATACAGT GGGAACTCGCAGTCAGTAGGGAGCACTGACTCCAGCTCCGCGCAGAACACAATGTCACAGGCCGAGTTGGTGTCCCCAGTGAGCATGAGGACCGACTCTGGGCAGCAGCAGCAGGACCAGCAGGAGGCGTTGATGGTGACCATTGATGATTACAACTACAGTCAAGGACTTGGGGCTGCACCAGCCACTGCACCAAGCTTTCAGCAACATGCAGGAGCCCAAGATAAG AGAAAGCATGGATCCACAAGAAAAGATGGCAAGTTGGTAGATCCCAAG ACTGAAAGGCGATTGGCGCAGAACAGAGAAGCTGCGAGGAAGAGCAGGCTGagaaaaaag GCTTATGTTCAGCAGTTAGAAACAGGCCGGATTAGGCTTCAGCAGATCGAGCAAGAGATTCAGAGAGGGCGCTCACAG GGTCTGCTCACGGGAGGATGTAGCGCGCCCGGAGAGATGAGTTCCG CCGCTGTGATGTTCGACATGGAGTACGCCCGATGGTTAGACGAAGACAACAAGTACATGGCGGAGATTCAGGGCGCTCTGCAGGCCCAGGTCCTCGACGCGAACCTCGGCACCATTGTCGAAGACTGCATGCGGCACCACGACGAGCTGTTCCACCTGAGGGCCGTGCTCGCCAGGTCCGACGTCTTCCACCTCATGACCGGCATGTGGGCGACGCAGTCCGAGCGGTGCTTCCTCTGGATGGCCGGCTTCCGGCCTTCTGAAATCCTCAAG ATGCTGATACCTCAGCTTGATCCGTCGACGAAGCAGCAGCTGCTGGGGATGTGCAACCTGCAGCAGTCATCAGAGCAGGCCGAGGAGGCGCTCGAGCAGGGGCTAAAGCAGCTGCACCAGTCACTGGCCGACGCGGTGGGCGCTGGCCCTCTCAATGACGGTGCAGATGTTGCCAACTATACCGGTCTCATGGCTCTAGCTCTTGACAGGCTCGACAACCTTGAGAGCTTTTATCGTCAG GCCGACAATCTGAGACAGCAGACCCTGCATCACATGCGGCGGATCCTCACCACCAGGCAGACGGCCCGGTGCTTCGTCTCCCTCGGAGAGTACCATCGCCGCCTCCGCGCCCTCAGCTCCATCTGGGCTTCACGCCCTCGCGA GAACTTCATGATGCCAGAGAATGTCAGCTCTACAGCAACAGAGTTCCAGTCCGTTCACCAGCAGCCTCAGCAAAACCAGTTCTCCGGCCTCTGA
- the LOC125519996 gene encoding transcription factor TGAL5-like isoform X5 — MPKAWILRELQPAAAAYFGELEEALIHGTCAAGIDPVMIESDAHTKSAGYLAARPPTLEIFPSWPMSHLQQPYSGNSQSVGSTDSSSAQNTMSQAELVSPVSMRTDSGQQQQDQQEALMVTIDDYNYSQGLGAAPATAPSFQQHAGAQDKRKHGSTRKDGKLVDPKTERRLAQNREAARKSRLRKKAYVQQLETGRIRLQQIEQEIQRGRSQGLLTGGCSAPGEMSSAAVMFDMEYARWLDEDNKYMAEIQGALQAQVLDANLGTIVEDCMRHHDELFHLRAVLARSDVFHLMTGMWATQSERCFLWMAGFRPSEILKMLIPQLDPSTKQQLLGMCNLQQSSEQAEEALEQGLKQLHQSLADAVGAGPLNDGADVANYTGLMALALDRLDNLESFYRQADNLRQQTLHHMRRILTTRQTARCFVSLGEYHRRLRALSSIWASRPRENFMMPENVSSTATEFQSVHQQPQQNQFSGL, encoded by the exons ATGCCTAAGGCCTGGATCCT GAGGGAGTTGCAACCGGCAGCCGCTGCTTACTTTGGCGAGTTGGAGGAGGCCCTTATCCATGGCACCTGCGCTGCCGGTATCGATCCTGTCATGATCGAAAGTGATGCCCACACCAAGT CGGCAGGATATCTCGCGGCTAGGCCCCCCACGCTGGAGATCTTCCCTTCTTGGCCAATGAGTCATCTACAGCAGCCATACAGT GGGAACTCGCAGTCAGTAGGGAGCACTGACTCCAGCTCCGCGCAGAACACAATGTCACAGGCCGAGTTGGTGTCCCCAGTGAGCATGAGGACCGACTCTGGGCAGCAGCAGCAGGACCAGCAGGAGGCGTTGATGGTGACCATTGATGATTACAACTACAGTCAAGGACTTGGGGCTGCACCAGCCACTGCACCAAGCTTTCAGCAACATGCAGGAGCCCAAGATAAG AGAAAGCATGGATCCACAAGAAAAGATGGCAAGTTGGTAGATCCCAAG ACTGAAAGGCGATTGGCGCAGAACAGAGAAGCTGCGAGGAAGAGCAGGCTGagaaaaaag GCTTATGTTCAGCAGTTAGAAACAGGCCGGATTAGGCTTCAGCAGATCGAGCAAGAGATTCAGAGAGGGCGCTCACAG GGTCTGCTCACGGGAGGATGTAGCGCGCCCGGAGAGATGAGTTCCG CCGCTGTGATGTTCGACATGGAGTACGCCCGATGGTTAGACGAAGACAACAAGTACATGGCGGAGATTCAGGGCGCTCTGCAGGCCCAGGTCCTCGACGCGAACCTCGGCACCATTGTCGAAGACTGCATGCGGCACCACGACGAGCTGTTCCACCTGAGGGCCGTGCTCGCCAGGTCCGACGTCTTCCACCTCATGACCGGCATGTGGGCGACGCAGTCCGAGCGGTGCTTCCTCTGGATGGCCGGCTTCCGGCCTTCTGAAATCCTCAAG ATGCTGATACCTCAGCTTGATCCGTCGACGAAGCAGCAGCTGCTGGGGATGTGCAACCTGCAGCAGTCATCAGAGCAGGCCGAGGAGGCGCTCGAGCAGGGGCTAAAGCAGCTGCACCAGTCACTGGCCGACGCGGTGGGCGCTGGCCCTCTCAATGACGGTGCAGATGTTGCCAACTATACCGGTCTCATGGCTCTAGCTCTTGACAGGCTCGACAACCTTGAGAGCTTTTATCGTCAG GCCGACAATCTGAGACAGCAGACCCTGCATCACATGCGGCGGATCCTCACCACCAGGCAGACGGCCCGGTGCTTCGTCTCCCTCGGAGAGTACCATCGCCGCCTCCGCGCCCTCAGCTCCATCTGGGCTTCACGCCCTCGCGA GAACTTCATGATGCCAGAGAATGTCAGCTCTACAGCAACAGAGTTCCAGTCCGTTCACCAGCAGCCTCAGCAAAACCAGTTCTCCGGCCTCTGA
- the LOC125519996 gene encoding transcription factor TGAL5-like isoform X6 — MIESDAHTKSAGYLAARPPTLEIFPSWPMSHLQQPYSGNSQSVGSTDSSSAQNTMSQAELVSPVSMRTDSGQQQQDQQEALMVTIDDYNYSQGLGAAPATAPSFQQHAGAQDKRKHGSTRKDGKLVDPKTERRLAQNREAARKSRLRKKAYVQQLETGRIRLQQIEQEIQRGRSQGLLTGGCSAPGEMSSAAVMFDMEYARWLDEDNKYMAEIQGALQAQVLDANLGTIVEDCMRHHDELFHLRAVLARSDVFHLMTGMWATQSERCFLWMAGFRPSEILKMLIPQLDPSTKQQLLGMCNLQQSSEQAEEALEQGLKQLHQSLADAVGAGPLNDGADVANYTGLMALALDRLDNLESFYRQADNLRQQTLHHMRRILTTRQTARCFVSLGEYHRRLRALSSIWASRPRENFMMPENVSSTATEFQSVHQQPQQNQFSGL, encoded by the exons ATGATCGAAAGTGATGCCCACACCAAGT CGGCAGGATATCTCGCGGCTAGGCCCCCCACGCTGGAGATCTTCCCTTCTTGGCCAATGAGTCATCTACAGCAGCCATACAGT GGGAACTCGCAGTCAGTAGGGAGCACTGACTCCAGCTCCGCGCAGAACACAATGTCACAGGCCGAGTTGGTGTCCCCAGTGAGCATGAGGACCGACTCTGGGCAGCAGCAGCAGGACCAGCAGGAGGCGTTGATGGTGACCATTGATGATTACAACTACAGTCAAGGACTTGGGGCTGCACCAGCCACTGCACCAAGCTTTCAGCAACATGCAGGAGCCCAAGATAAG AGAAAGCATGGATCCACAAGAAAAGATGGCAAGTTGGTAGATCCCAAG ACTGAAAGGCGATTGGCGCAGAACAGAGAAGCTGCGAGGAAGAGCAGGCTGagaaaaaag GCTTATGTTCAGCAGTTAGAAACAGGCCGGATTAGGCTTCAGCAGATCGAGCAAGAGATTCAGAGAGGGCGCTCACAG GGTCTGCTCACGGGAGGATGTAGCGCGCCCGGAGAGATGAGTTCCG CCGCTGTGATGTTCGACATGGAGTACGCCCGATGGTTAGACGAAGACAACAAGTACATGGCGGAGATTCAGGGCGCTCTGCAGGCCCAGGTCCTCGACGCGAACCTCGGCACCATTGTCGAAGACTGCATGCGGCACCACGACGAGCTGTTCCACCTGAGGGCCGTGCTCGCCAGGTCCGACGTCTTCCACCTCATGACCGGCATGTGGGCGACGCAGTCCGAGCGGTGCTTCCTCTGGATGGCCGGCTTCCGGCCTTCTGAAATCCTCAAG ATGCTGATACCTCAGCTTGATCCGTCGACGAAGCAGCAGCTGCTGGGGATGTGCAACCTGCAGCAGTCATCAGAGCAGGCCGAGGAGGCGCTCGAGCAGGGGCTAAAGCAGCTGCACCAGTCACTGGCCGACGCGGTGGGCGCTGGCCCTCTCAATGACGGTGCAGATGTTGCCAACTATACCGGTCTCATGGCTCTAGCTCTTGACAGGCTCGACAACCTTGAGAGCTTTTATCGTCAG GCCGACAATCTGAGACAGCAGACCCTGCATCACATGCGGCGGATCCTCACCACCAGGCAGACGGCCCGGTGCTTCGTCTCCCTCGGAGAGTACCATCGCCGCCTCCGCGCCCTCAGCTCCATCTGGGCTTCACGCCCTCGCGA GAACTTCATGATGCCAGAGAATGTCAGCTCTACAGCAACAGAGTTCCAGTCCGTTCACCAGCAGCCTCAGCAAAACCAGTTCTCCGGCCTCTGA